GAATCCCCCATGATTGTGAATCGTACAAAAGCCCACTCACGATAAATTTGCAATATAGGCATTTCAAACAAGCAAGTAATCCACTAGTACATATACATAAAAGCAATCGTGTTAATTAACCAGAATTTATGACCAGCCATTCAGTTGATGATCTACCATTCGATTAGTTATCCGTGGAAGAGGCAGAACCAACTGTTCTAAGAGATAACGCTTCTTAAAGTAGATAATCAACATTACTGACACAAAATGTCAGATTCCAAATTCTGAGGAGGATAAGTAGAATGAAGGTAGTAATTTTAGCGGGGGGATTTGGAACGAGGATCAGTGAGGAATCACATCTCAAACCAAAGCCGTTAATCGAGATCGGAGAAAAACCCATCCTTTGGCATATTATGAAGATCTATTCTCACTTTGGATTTAATGATTTTGTTATCTGCTTGGGATACAAGGGCAACAAGATCAAAGAGTATTTTGCCAATTATTCGTTGTCTCAGTCCCATGTTACATTTGATTTTCATAATGACAACAAAGTGGACATTAACCAGCATTCGGTAGAACCTTGGAGGGTGACCTTGGTAGACACAGGACTGAATTCGTTGACCGGGGGCAGAGTGAAGAGAGTAAAAGATTATTTGGATGGAGAGCCGTTCTTGCTCACTTACGGTGATGGTGTAGCGGATATTAATATCAAGGAATTAGTCGAGTTCCATAAGAGCCATGGAAAATTAGCGACTGTGACCGCTGTACAGCCCGCTGGAAGGTTTGGAGCTCTAGATATTTCTGATGAAAACGGATCAGTTACGGGATTTCAGGAGAAGCCGCAAGGGGATGGAAATTGGATTAATGGAGGATTTTTTGTCATGCAACCCGAGGTTTTAGAGTATATAAAAGATGATCGAACAGTTCTGGAGAATGAACCATTAGTCAACCTTGCACGAGATGGACAGCTTAAGGCATTTAAGCATACTGGATTTTGGCAGCCGATGGATACGTTGCGTGATAAAAACTACCTGGAGAAGATTTGGAAGTCTGGCGAAGCTCCATGGAGGAGGAATGACGGAAATTGATGGACTCAGCATTTTGGAAAGATAAACGTGTATTTGTGACTGGTCATACAGGTTTTAAGGGTTCTTGGTTATGTTTATGGCTTTCTTCTCTCGGTGCAAAGGTTACAGGTTATGCATTGGAGCCTGATGTTAATCCAAGCTTATATCATCTTTGTAATCTTGATGAGTTAATCACATCCCATATTGGAGATATCAGAGATGAAGACAAATTGCGTGAGGCTCTCCTGCAAGCCGATCCAGAAATCGTAATTCATATGGCTGCTCAGCCTTTAGTTAGAGAAGCCTATTACCACCCAGTAAAAACCTACCAGACGAACGTGATGGGGACAGTAAATCTTCTTGAAGCTGTAAGGGTTGCTGTACAAAACGGAAAAGAGATTAAAGCAGTGATTAATGTCACCACCGATAAGTGCTATGAAAATAACAACTGGGTATGGAGTTATCGGGAAAGTGATCGTTTAGGAGGCTATGACCCATATTCCAATAGTAAAGCTTGTTCTGAACTTGTTACCTCTTCTTACCGAAATTCATTTTTTAATCCAGAAAATTTTGAGTCCCACGGGGTATGCATTGCATCGGCAAGAGCAGGAAATGTAATCGGCGGGGGAGATTGGTCACTTCATCGCCTAATCCCGGATTGTATAAAGGCTCTGTTAAACCACGATGAAATCATCATTCGAAATCCAAATTCGACGAGGCCATGGCAGCACGTATTAGAGCCGTTAAGCGGATATTTAATGTTGGCACAAAAGCTATACGAAGCTGGTCCAGACTACGGGGAATCATGGAATTTCGGGCCGGATGACATTGATGCTAAGCCTGTGGAATGGGTCGTGAAAAAAATGTGTTCTTTATGGGGAGAAGACGCAGGATACAAGGTTGAGAATTTATCCAACCTCCATGAGGACCATTTTCTAAAGCTTGACAATTCCAAGGCTAGAGTGGAGTTAGGATGGCAGCCGCGATGGGATATCGAGCAAAGAATTGCAAAGGTTGTGGAGTGGACGAAAGCTTATAGAGAGAATCAAGATGTCCTGAAAGTGTGCTTGAATCAGATAGACGAATTCAACGGTTTACATGAGGTGATCACACCATGACAGAAAATAAGACGACGCAGCTTACGGTGTTAGTGACTGGGGCCACAGGTTTTGTTGGCTCCCATGTCGCACGTCGTTTTGTGGAAAGAGGGTGGTCGGTCCATATTCTTGTGCGTCCGAATTCGAGCTTGGCACCGATTCATTCTATTGAACAGTCTGTAACGGTATACGAGCATGACGGTACAATGGAGGGGTTATTTGACATCGTAAAGGCCTCCAAGCCTGACATCGTAGTACACTTAGCTGCATTTTCATTTGTTCATTATGAACCAAAGGATATCGAACCTATGATTCGAAGCAACGTGCTTTTCGGAACGCACCTTGCAGAAGCAATGGTGGCAAATGGGGTAAACCATCTGATTGCTACCGGCACCTACTCTCAACATTATGAAAATAAGCCATACAGTCCCAGCTGTCTGTATGCATCCACTAAGCAGGCATTTTCAGACATCTTGCAATATTATACAGAAGCCACTCCCCTACAAGTGATCACCTTAAAATTATTTGATAACTTTGGCCCCAATGATCCTAGGTCGAAAATTATGAACCTGCTGCACAAATCGGCTGTAGAACAAAAGCCTTTGGCAATGTCTCCTGGTGAACAATTTATCGATATTCTATATATTGATGATGTGGTTGATGCATATGAAATGGCGGTCGAGCGGTTTGTTTTAGAACATGCAGGGAAAAACGAGGTTTATGCTGTATCCTCCGAGAACCCTCTTCGTCTGAAGGAATTAGTGGCTGTTTATGAAAAGGCATCCGGGAATAAATTGCAAATTGAGTGGGGAGCCCGTCCATATAGGGAAAGAGAAGCTATGGTTCTGTGGAATCAAGGGGAGCTTTTACCCGGTTGGAGAGCGAAAACTTCACTTGAGGAAGGAATCAAAAAGTTCATTAACTCTTAAAAGGAGAGGTCCTATATGATTGTTTGTTCAGTCGTCACTTCTGCTGATATACCGAAAGCGAAGGTAATGGCAACGTCGGTAAAAGATCATTTACCAGAGAGCAAGGTAGTGATCTGCCTTGTTGAAAAATTCATGGATCCTGCAGCAGAGGGGTTTAAACACTTTGACAAGGTTTTGCTTGCAAACGAATTAGGTTTCCAGTGGCCCAAATTTGACAGGATCATCTTCAAATATAACGTGATAGAAGGAGTCAGTGCGATTAAAGGTCAGTTGTTAAAAGACCTTCTATATATTTATACCGAAGAAGATTATTTTTTATATCTTGACTCAGAGATGAAGGTCGTTAATAAGTGTCCCGAGATGTTTGAAGAACTTAAGAACCACTCTGTCTTGCTGACACCTCATCAATTATACCCTTCTAAGGATATTGAACGGGAGCATCAATTGTTAAACGAGGGGACATTCCATAGCGGTTTTATCGCTATCAAACGAACGGAGAATTCGACAAAGTTTATTGAGTGGTTTGCAGATCGGCTCAATCAATTTTATGAAGATCCTTACAAGAGCCAGGAACTCGATAAAAAATTCTTAAATCTGGCGATGGGAGGCTTCGATATCCGTGTTTTAAAACACCCTGGTTATAACGTTGCTGCTTGGAATCTTCATGAAAGAATGATGGTAACGGATAAGGATGGAGCAACGCATGTACTTGGGCAGCCTTTACGAATTATCAATTATTCTAATTTGGAGAGCTGGCGACAAGATGGCGAAATTCAAGGGTATGGATCGGATAAAAATAACTGGAGCTACAATTTCTATCAAAGCGGTGAAAGAATATCACGGGAAGTAAGGTTCAAATATAGAATAAATCCAGAGGCATATGATTCCTATGAGGATCTTTTTGCAGAATCAAACAGCAGTCTTTTACAAATAAATAATAAGTAAGGGAGGTTCGTTCTTTTCCGCATATAAAGCATCTATGCGAAAAGAAAACAAAATGATCATAATTACTACGACCAGTGCGGGCCATTTATACAAAGCTAAGGTTATGGCAAGGTCGGCTAAAACTTATATGCCGGATGCCAAGATTGTGACATGTTTGATTGAAAAAGAATTGCATCCCTTTGATACTAATGCATCCGCGACTTCAGATACGCCGGAAGGCCAGGCTGCAGACCTAAGAAGATCCACCCTTCTCAAAGGTTTTGAATACTTCGATGAAGTGGTGCTTGCCAAGAATATGGGCATTCCAAATTTTGATAAACTGGCGTTCAAGCACAGCGCACTTGAATTTTCGTGTATTTTGAAATATTACACTATGATCTATGCTATGAAAAAATATCCGAATGAAAAGTATTTTGTTTATCTTGACTCAGATATGAAAGTGTATGGTCCTTTTGTAGAAGTAATGAGCGGATTTGAAAATAACTCAATTGTACTCACACCCCATCGTGTCGATCCGGACCCTTGGGAACACTTTTTGAAGGACGGCACATTTAATGGCGGTTTTTTTGCAGTAAAGAGAACAGAAGATGGAGAGAAATTTCTTAATTGGATGACAAGCAGATTGTCAGTGAAAAACTATATTGATGAGGAGCAGGGACTATTCGTTGATCAAAAATGGCTGAATCTGGCTCCGGCATACTTTGATGTACACATCCTCAGACATCATGGTTATAATTTAGCGGGATGGAACTTACACGAACCCGAAAGAAAGCAAATAAATAATATCGGCGGAGCTTACAGAGTAAAGGATAAATATTTACGTTTGATCCATTTCTCAGGCATAGGAATCTTTTTAGAGCGGGTAATAAATGATTGGTTTCCGACGAATAAGACCCATCCTTTATTCTCTTTACTTGATGAATATAAAAATGAATGGGATGAGATGGGGAGAAGCGCCATCAAAAACTTGCCATGGAGCTACGATTTCTTTGAAAGCGGTGAACGAATCACCTCTGAAACCCGTGGGAAAATCAAATATCAGCCAGAGCTGCTAGATAGGCATCCTAATCCGTTTGCCAAGTCAAATAAAGATTATGAGTTTCAATAAGATCTTAAATAATCGCCGTAAACTGCCATCTATCTAATGGCAGTTTTTTTCGTATCCTAAACCCATGGAGCGATGTGTCATAATAGTTTTTTGGTAACCTGAATCCATTATGAAAGAAACCTTGATAACAAAAAAGGAGAGAACTTCTCCCCATTTCTTCACACATTCAATTCCCCATCAGATGAGGTGATTGTTTTATATAATTCCGGCCGGCGGTCACGAAAGATTCCCCATTCAGTTCGTTGATATTCAAGCTGATTCAAATCAAATTCGGCGATTAGAATACTTTCCTCCGTCCTCCCGGCTTCTTTGATCTTATTGCCTTGAGGCCCGGCGATAAAGGAGGAGCCGTAGAATGTAATCGTAGAATCATCATCACTTTCAACCCCGATACGGTTAGAAGCAATAACCGGCACAAGGTTTGATGCTGCATGCCCAAGCATGCAAGCCTGCCAGTGATCCTTGCTGTCGACCTGCGAATCCTCAGGCTCTGAACCGATGGCTGTCGGGTAAAGCAATAATTCGGCTCCCATTAAGGCCATCGCGCGCGCTGCTTCAGGGAACCATTGATCCCAGCAAACACCTACGCCGATTTTGCCATAACGCGTGTCCCATACTTTAAAGCCGGTATCTCCAGGATTAAAATAGTACTTTTCTTCATACCCAGGACCGTCCGGAATATGGCTTTTTCGATAGGTGCCAAGCACTTTTCCATCTGCGTCTATCATCGCGATCGAGTTATAGCGCGCATTGTTTTTCTTTTCGTAATAGCTGATCGGAAGAACGACTTCAAGCTCCCTGGCAATTTCTTTAAAATAATTGACGGCTTTGTTATGTTCAAGCTCTGTCGCGTAAGCATAATACTCTGGTTTTTCTTTCTGGCAGAAATATGGTGTCTCAAACAGCTCTTGCAGCAGGATGACTTGAGCTCCTTGCTCAGCTGCTTTGCGTACGAGTATTTCGGCCTTGCTTATATTTTCATCGATATTCGGTGAGCAGCTCATTTGAGTGGCTGCAACTTTAACCTTTCTCATGTTATCCCTCTCCATTTCTAGTAGATACAGCTGGCATTTGCTGCGTTGTGCAATGGACATTCCCGCCTTCTTTTACAACGGCCATTCCATCGATCTTACGAATTCTATAGTCCGGAAATACATTTTGCAGCGCTTCTTCCGCCATTTTGTCATATTCTAAAGCATCACCGCCGAAAACAGGAAGGATGATCCCTCCGTTAACAAAGTAAAAATTTAAATAGCTCAGAGTTAATCTTTTTCCATTATAGTGACGGGCAGGAGGCTGCTGTATCGGTATGATTTCGATCGTTCTGCCTTTAGCATCAGTTGCATTTCGTAATATCGCTAAATTTTCCTGGCTGATTTCATAGTTTTCATCCGATTGGTCGTCACAAACCTGAATAAGCACCTTTCCTGGAGCGGCGAAGCAGGCGACATTATCTACGTGACCGTCCGTTTCATCTCCGATAAGTCCGCGATTTAACCAAATGACTTTTTCGATATTTACATGCTTTTTTACAATCGATTCAATCTCTTCTTTTGTTAAGTCTGGATTGCGATTCGGATTTAGAAGACATTCCTTCGTCGTAAGCAAAGTGCCATCGCCGTCGACATGAATGCTCCCGCCTTCCAAAACGAGAGGCGCATCGAATTTTTTTGTGCCAAAATGCTTTAATAGCTCTGGCGCCACTTGGTCATCAAGATCCCATGGCTCGTATTTTCCGCCCCATGCATTAAATCCCCAATTAATCCCGGCAAGCTCGTTATTTTTATTGATAATAAATGTTGGACCGTTATCTCTCAGCCAGGCGTCATTATGAGGAATCGCCAGTATTTCTATGTTTTCAGCAGAAAAGCGTGAAGCGACTGCTTCTTCGTCGCCTGGATTCACAATCACAGTAACAGGTTCAAACTCGGAGATGGCTTGAATCAGTTCAGTATACCCTTTACAGACGTTATCGTAATCATCCGGGTAAATCATTGAATCCTGAATGGGCCAGGAAATTAACGTACGCTCATGCTGTGCCCACTCTGGAGGCATTTTATATGTCAAATCACTAGGATTCATTTTGTCATCACTCTTTTTCTATATAAACTTTGCAATCTTTTTCAAGCTATATCATATATCAATTTACCTGCAAGCTCAATTGGTAGGTTTTATATAAGGGGAATTTACTAAAAGTGCCATGGGATTGCATGGGCGCAGGTACGTGGTAAAATTGCACGGATAGGCCATGGAATTGCATAGAAACAACGGTTTGCCTCTGCATTTTTGCTGCTGTTTCCCTGCTGCAAGCATGTAATGCAGCTTCCCGACATTCGAAAGAAGTGAGTTGTATCAAAACTGTCATACCAAATATAAATTTTTTAAACTTCCACTTAAATATTTTCCATTTTACAGTGTGATTTACTATAATATAGTAATGATGGCATAGTAGAGCGAAAATGTGAGGATAACATGTGACTAATCCGAATTTGAGTAGAATATTATAATGTCTGCATAGTTTTTTCGGTATTTTAGTACTAACCAAGTGTATAGATTTATATATTTAATAGTTAAATGTTCCAAGTAGCTATTTTTAAATTATAGAAAGAAATAAACACCTATACTCTAGAAGGAGAGAATTAAAGTGATAAAAATCACAGGGACGCAAACAGAAGCGAGAGTATTTTCAAATCATCCTCAGGATGCTGCGATTGAGCAAATTCAAGAACTATGCAATCAACCTTTTTTAAAGGGCACGAAAATTAGCATTATGCCAGACTATCATGCAGGCAAAGGGTGTGTGATAGGGACTACCATCCAGCTGAAGGATAAGGTCGTACCTAATTTAGTAGGTGTAGACGTCGGCTGCGGTGTTTTAACGGTCAAGCTTAAAGAAAAGGACATCGATTTTGACAGATTGGACAAAGTCATTCGTACATTCGTTCCAAGCGGACAGGACGTTCACTCAGATCAGACTGTATCTTACATAAGCACGAGCTTTCCGGCACCTGAACTATTTAAAGCGAATCACGTATTGAGTCAAGAGAAAAGCGTGCATAGCTTAGGTACACTTGGAGGCGGCAATCATTTTTATCGAAGTGTCTGCCGATACCGAAGGCTTTCACTATTTAACAATCCATACAGGCAGCAGATATGTAGGTGAAAAGATTGCTAATTATTATCAAAAGACAGCCATCTCAAACCTGCGTAAACGGGATGTGTCCACTCTGATTAAACAATTAAAAGCAGAGGGCAGGTACAATGAAATCGAAGCAGCGATAAAAAACTATAATGAGAAAAATCCGATTATTCCTGATGATTTAGCGTATTTAGAAGGTGAGTATTTTCATAATTACATTCATGACATGAAATTGGCGCAAAACTATGCTAAAGCAAATCGAGAAGAAATTGCCAGAGCGATCATAGAGAATATGGGCTTTGTGGAGCTTGATCGCTTTGATACGGTTCATAATTATATTGATACGGATCAAATGATTTTGCGAAAAGGAGCAGTGTCTGCTCAAAAGGGTGAACGGCTCATTATTCCTATTAACATGAGAGATGGGTCGATCCTGGCTGTCGGTAAAGGCAATGAAGAGTGGAATTATTCTGCGCCACATGGTGCTGGTCGTATATTGAGCCGCAGACAGGCGATGAAAACCTTAAGCATGAACGAATTTCAAAGTACAATGAGAGATATTTGGACCACCTCAGTATCTAAAGAAACATTGGACGAAGCACCAATGGCCTACAAGCCATTAAATGAAATATTAGAGAAAATTGAAGAAACAGCGGAGATTGCAGGTTTTATCAAGCCAATCTACAACTTCAAAGCCAGTGAAAAGTTTGTTCCTTTTCATAAAAGAAGAGCGTAGAAAGAGAAAAAGCTAATCCCTTTTATTGTAGCTTTAGAATTCCTTGAACAAAAGAAAAGAGCGTGTTTTGGAAAAATTGATCAAAACGCGCTCTTAATATATTAAAATTGAACCTGAATCTTACTCTATTAAAGTGCTCCATTTAGTTTATGACCTTTAGTGAAGCGCTATTATTTATACTTCTTTGAATATATGTACTCTGTAATCGGAAGTGTAACAAATGTAAGACCAACCACAGTAAGCAAAGGATAATTCTTAATATCATTAAAATTAGATACACCTTCAGAAATGAACAGAACTAAACCTGCCAAAATCATTAACACAAAATACCCTATCTTTGCACTCTGGGTTTCAATATGTCTGTCTAATTCGTCTTTCTCTCCATTGCCTTCACGGTTACTCCAATTAAGCCAATTAAAAAATTGTGAAAAGGAAAGTAGACTTAAGAAAACAGAACCTCCATCTATAGTCCCGAAGCTCACCCACTTGTATAAGGTAAATCCAGCTAACGTACAAAATACAGCAAAGGCTATTACAGGGATGACTTTTTTTGATTTATTCATTCCTTTTCCCTCCGTTTTCATAATGTATAAATAATTCTTCCATTGTGATTCCTAACTTTTTGGCAATATCAAATGCTAACTGTAAACTTGGATCATATTTGTTGTTCTCAATCGCGTTAATCGTTTGCCTGCTTACATTACATAGTTCTGCTAATTTGCCTTGTGAAAGACTATTTTTCTCTCTGTATTCCTTAATTCTATTTTCCATTTCATATACCGCCTCTACACTCAGGTGTAAAAAATCTTTTACACCTATATGATAAAATATACCAAAGAAGGTGTCAAAAACATTTTACACACTTCATTGGCTAAAGATTTATTCCATATAAACTGTAAACTTTGAATTAAATCTTGTTTTCCGAAGCATTACTGCTTTTCAATAGGCGAACGTCTTCGTTTATGGTACACTTCTTCATAATAATGAGAAAGTGGAGGAAGTTTTAATGGAGAAAGCAACATTTGCTGGCGGCTGCTTTTGGTGCATGGTGACGCCGTTTGACGAATTACCTGGAATTGAAGGAATTGTATCAGGATATGCGGGCGGCGAAACTGAAAACCCTAGCTATGAAGACATAAAAACAGGAACCACAGGTCATAGGGAAGTGGTTCAAATTACATTTGAACCGGATATTTTTCCATATGAAAAGCTGTTGGAGCTATATTGGCAGCAGATTGATCCGACAGACGTGGAGGGGCAATTTCACGACCGCGGGCCGCAGTATCGTACAGCGATTTTTTACCATAATGAACTCCAGATGGAACAAGCTATTGAATCTAAGAAAAAATTAGAACAGAGCGGGATATTTAAAAAGCCAATTGTGACAGATATTCTACCTGCAGCGCCTTTTTACCCGGCTGAGGATTACCATCAAGACTTTCACAAAAAAAATCCGGATGAGTATAAGCTTGATCGAAAAAAATCCGGCCGTGATGAATTTATAAAAGAGCATTGGGATTAAGTTTAAGAAAATAAGGCTGTTACGCTCTCCATTGGGCAGCAGCCTTTTTCAAAATAGATGGGAGCTCCGATCAATGAACTTAACCGAGGCAAAACCAGAAGTTGGCCACATTATCGGTTCTTACGAGAAAAACGTCTCTCTTTGCATCTGTACAGATGATGGTGAAATCAATATCAATGACAATCAGCGAATGGCAGCTGCAAGTGTGATTAAGCTTCCAATTTTGCTTGAAGGATTTCGCCAGTCTAATGTAAATCTGCTCAATTTGGAAACAAAAATAGAAGTAACGGATCAAGATCGAGTCGGCGGTTCAGGCGTTTTAAAGAGTTTTCGTGGAGTGGAGCAGCTATCGGTTAGAAATCTGATGGCACTTATGATAACGGTTTCCGACAATACGGCTTCCAATCTATTGATTGATCTTATTGGTATGAAGAATATCCAATCCTTTGTAAACAGTGTTGGATGCTCAAATAGCTTTCTAAGGCGGCATTTCATGGATACGCAAGCAATGAAAGCGGGAATAGAAAATGAAACAACTGCACGTGATATGGTCGGGTGTTTAAAGCTGATTGCCGAAAAAAATTCTATTTTTACGGAATTAAATAGAGAAGAAATGCTGAGTATGCTGTCAGGTCAGCAATTTCACAAGCTGATAAACCAACCTGTAGGTCCGAATATAGAGCTGTATAACAAAACAGGAGACCTGCCTGGAATTGACCACGATGTAGCAATTCTAAAGCACAAGGAACGACTCGTATACATTGCGATGCTGACGAAAGGATGGAAGGATAGGGAGACTGGTCTCAAAATAATCAAGAGAATCGGACAGCTGATGATGAGATACATAAAGGAGGCAGCAGCAGATGAAAATACTTGCTAGTCACCGTTGTTTCGAAGTTCGCCAGGAAATCGGCTGGGTTGAAAAACGAACGGTTGAATCTTCTTTTGATATTAATCTATTTGAAGATGGTATTGCTGTTAAAGCTGACAAGTATCCTTTAGAATCTGTTTGGGATGTTTCCTATCGAAAAAAAGGAAATTTCGGATTTCTTTATCTGCATACATCAAGAGGAGTACGTTCATATTTAATAAAGGAAGCTCCCGATGATTTTATCAATGCCTATAAAAAACTAAAAAGCGACAATCCTGATCTTTTTTAAAAAGACCAGGATTTCTCTTGTTTTAGGATGTGGAGAGTTGAATAACTATTACCATATATAATCCTAGTATTATTGATGAAAAGTAATAAAATACTATCAATTGTGTTATAAAGGTGAATCTGCTAATGGTTATGTTACTAATCAACTTTTCTCATTTTTAGCAAGATCGAATGCTTTATTTACACGATGCAATAATGATGGATCTGTTAAAAGGCGGTAGCCGGCTCTTGCGAGAGCTTTGGCACCTTTGATTAGTGCTTGATTACCAAGTTCAGACTTTGCGGCTTCTCTGAAATCGTTTGTGTGTGCAATTAAGTCATCAGGGCCAATTCTTATATAGGGGTGCGCAGTAGGCACTTCATAGCTAATATTACCGGCATCTGTTGAGCCTTTACCAGTAGACTTTTCTAAATTGACCGTTTCTCCTACTGACTCTAATTCTTTATGTAAAATTTCGTCTAATACTGGATTTAGTATTAGATCTTTTACTTCATTTTGGAATCTTTCTATTTTTACAGTCGTACCAGTTGCAAGTGCAGCTCCTTCTGCAACGGAGCGGACTTTAGCAGAAACTTCTTCTGTTTTTTTCCAAGATTCTGCTCGGATATAGAAACGAGCCGCTGCGTATTCAGGAATAATATTTGGCGCATCGCCGCCATGTGTAATAATTCCATGAATACGAATATCATCAGGGAGCTGTTGGCGAAGTGCATTAATGCCATTAAATAGCTGGATAACGGCATCTAAGGCATTAATTCCCTTCTCGGGGGAACCAGCTGCATGAGCAGCCTTTCCATAAAAATGAAAATCAAGTGGATCAACTGCAAGGGATCCGCTAGTTAAAGAGGTTTTTCCGGATGGATGTATCATTAATGCGACATCAACGTCTTTTAAATAGCCATGTTTAACAAAGCTGCCTTTTGCACTTCCGTTAGGACCGCCTTCTTCAGCTGGTGTTCCTAACACAACAACACGTCCGCCTGTTTCTGCAAGTGTTTGAGAAAGGGCAATTCCAGCAGCAACGCTAGTTGTCCCAATGATGTTGTGGCCGCATGCATGCCCTAACCCTGGCAAAGCATCATATTCTGCAAGAAAAGCGATGGTTGGACCTGAAATTCCACTGTCTTTTACAGCATAAAAGGATGTTTCGTGTCCTGCTACTGCAGTATCTACTGTAAAACCAGCATTTGTAAGAATGTTTACATGTGTTTTACTTGCAAAAAACTCTTGGTTCCCAATTTCAGGTTTTGCGTGAATAGCTTGGCTTGTTTGTATATATAGCTCTTTATTTTCATTGATAGAATTTGTAATCAATTCTATGCCAGTCAATGTTTCGCTCATGATAATCCCCCTCTTATAGGTCTTTAAATTGTTTTATTAAATCCTCTTTTGAAGTGTCTACAACAATAGATCCACCATTTGTATCTGCCT
This window of the Bacillus gobiensis genome carries:
- the rfbF gene encoding glucose-1-phosphate cytidylyltransferase; the protein is MKVVILAGGFGTRISEESHLKPKPLIEIGEKPILWHIMKIYSHFGFNDFVICLGYKGNKIKEYFANYSLSQSHVTFDFHNDNKVDINQHSVEPWRVTLVDTGLNSLTGGRVKRVKDYLDGEPFLLTYGDGVADINIKELVEFHKSHGKLATVTAVQPAGRFGALDISDENGSVTGFQEKPQGDGNWINGGFFVMQPEVLEYIKDDRTVLENEPLVNLARDGQLKAFKHTGFWQPMDTLRDKNYLEKIWKSGEAPWRRNDGN
- the rfbG gene encoding CDP-glucose 4,6-dehydratase, with the protein product MDSAFWKDKRVFVTGHTGFKGSWLCLWLSSLGAKVTGYALEPDVNPSLYHLCNLDELITSHIGDIRDEDKLREALLQADPEIVIHMAAQPLVREAYYHPVKTYQTNVMGTVNLLEAVRVAVQNGKEIKAVINVTTDKCYENNNWVWSYRESDRLGGYDPYSNSKACSELVTSSYRNSFFNPENFESHGVCIASARAGNVIGGGDWSLHRLIPDCIKALLNHDEIIIRNPNSTRPWQHVLEPLSGYLMLAQKLYEAGPDYGESWNFGPDDIDAKPVEWVVKKMCSLWGEDAGYKVENLSNLHEDHFLKLDNSKARVELGWQPRWDIEQRIAKVVEWTKAYRENQDVLKVCLNQIDEFNGLHEVITP
- a CDS encoding NAD-dependent epimerase/dehydratase family protein, producing MTENKTTQLTVLVTGATGFVGSHVARRFVERGWSVHILVRPNSSLAPIHSIEQSVTVYEHDGTMEGLFDIVKASKPDIVVHLAAFSFVHYEPKDIEPMIRSNVLFGTHLAEAMVANGVNHLIATGTYSQHYENKPYSPSCLYASTKQAFSDILQYYTEATPLQVITLKLFDNFGPNDPRSKIMNLLHKSAVEQKPLAMSPGEQFIDILYIDDVVDAYEMAVERFVLEHAGKNEVYAVSSENPLRLKELVAVYEKASGNKLQIEWGARPYREREAMVLWNQGELLPGWRAKTSLEEGIKKFINS
- the aguB gene encoding N-carbamoylputrescine amidase, producing MRKVKVAATQMSCSPNIDENISKAEILVRKAAEQGAQVILLQELFETPYFCQKEKPEYYAYATELEHNKAVNYFKEIARELEVVLPISYYEKKNNARYNSIAMIDADGKVLGTYRKSHIPDGPGYEEKYYFNPGDTGFKVWDTRYGKIGVGVCWDQWFPEAARAMALMGAELLLYPTAIGSEPEDSQVDSKDHWQACMLGHAASNLVPVIASNRIGVESDDDSTITFYGSSFIAGPQGNKIKEAGRTEESILIAEFDLNQLEYQRTEWGIFRDRRPELYKTITSSDGELNV
- a CDS encoding agmatine deiminase family protein — protein: MNPSDLTYKMPPEWAQHERTLISWPIQDSMIYPDDYDNVCKGYTELIQAISEFEPVTVIVNPGDEEAVASRFSAENIEILAIPHNDAWLRDNGPTFIINKNNELAGINWGFNAWGGKYEPWDLDDQVAPELLKHFGTKKFDAPLVLEGGSIHVDGDGTLLTTKECLLNPNRNPDLTKEEIESIVKKHVNIEKVIWLNRGLIGDETDGHVDNVACFAAPGKVLIQVCDDQSDENYEISQENLAILRNATDAKGRTIEIIPIQQPPARHYNGKRLTLSYLNFYFVNGGIILPVFGGDALEYDKMAEEALQNVFPDYRIRKIDGMAVVKEGGNVHCTTQQMPAVSTRNGEG
- a CDS encoding helix-turn-helix transcriptional regulator — protein: MENRIKEYREKNSLSQGKLAELCNVSRQTINAIENNKYDPSLQLAFDIAKKLGITMEELFIHYENGGKRNE
- the msrA gene encoding peptide-methionine (S)-S-oxide reductase MsrA, producing the protein MEKATFAGGCFWCMVTPFDELPGIEGIVSGYAGGETENPSYEDIKTGTTGHREVVQITFEPDIFPYEKLLELYWQQIDPTDVEGQFHDRGPQYRTAIFYHNELQMEQAIESKKKLEQSGIFKKPIVTDILPAAPFYPAEDYHQDFHKKNPDEYKLDRKKSGRDEFIKEHWD
- a CDS encoding serine hydrolase; amino-acid sequence: MNLTEAKPEVGHIIGSYEKNVSLCICTDDGEININDNQRMAAASVIKLPILLEGFRQSNVNLLNLETKIEVTDQDRVGGSGVLKSFRGVEQLSVRNLMALMITVSDNTASNLLIDLIGMKNIQSFVNSVGCSNSFLRRHFMDTQAMKAGIENETTARDMVGCLKLIAEKNSIFTELNREEMLSMLSGQQFHKLINQPVGPNIELYNKTGDLPGIDHDVAILKHKERLVYIAMLTKGWKDRETGLKIIKRIGQLMMRYIKEAAADENTC